Proteins from a single region of Sesamum indicum cultivar Zhongzhi No. 13 linkage group LG5, S_indicum_v1.0, whole genome shotgun sequence:
- the LOC105162830 gene encoding RING-H2 finger protein ATL43-like, translating to MGVSGLLSFFCFCVFLICEIAVATETAANSTHSPVAPPPPAAAFDGAIANAFKPSIVIVVGILTTIFSITFLLLLYVKHCKREIYESSNSRGRPLSRGNSGINRKVIESLPMFRFSSLMGQKDGLECAVCLNRFEPEEVLRLLPKCKHAFHVECVDTWLDAHSTCPLCRCRLHPEDILLVDQFTPRSSDHRKGREHENTRISGRHSSAGERGSSLGIIVENPGSDDSRGRISLDSWRSRRKTGNPASENKGRSSGSWKSSRKDGPVSDSSTASRKDGQLPVQGDGHRLEHRIIISGAGEAEEEEGRRWSDVQASEILYLRSEMILGGEEGSGRGEINERSVSEITGVSRYRNNNGRKEGRERQEEAVVKRWSDWISQSQHQEQKTAVNSAISAAAASSSSAVV from the coding sequence ATGGGCGTTTCTGGGCTTCTGTCATTCTTCTGCTTTTgcgttttcttgatttgtgaAATTGCAGTGGCTACAGAAACTGCTGCTAACTCGACGCACAGTCCGGTGGCGCCGCCGCCTCCAGCGGCGGCGTTTGACGGAGCAATAGCCAACGCGTTCAAGCCCAGTATAGTAATCGTTGTGGGGATTCTTACAACCATTTTCTCGATTACGTTTCTGTTGCTTCTGTATGTGAAGCATTGCAAGAGAGAGATATACGAGAGCAGCAATTCCAGGGGGCGGCCGCTGTCCAGGGGGAACTCGGGAATCAACAGGAAAGTCATCGAATCGCTGCCGATGTTTCGGTTTTCGTCTCTAATGGGCCAGAAAGACGGCCTGGAATGCGCGGTCTGCCTGAACAGATTCGAGCCCGAAGAGGTTCTCAGGCTGCTGCCGAAATGCAAGCACGCGTTCCACGTCGAGTGTGTGGATACCTGGCTCGACGCCCACTCCACGTGCCCGCTCTGCCGGTGCCGGCTTCACCCGGAAGACATCCTCCTCGTCGATCAGTTTACGCCGCGGAGCAGCGATCACAGGAAGGGAAGGGAACACGAGAACACGAGAATCTCAGGCCGCCATTCTTCTGCCGGGGAAAGAGGAAGTTCCCTGGGAATTATCGTGGAAAATCCGGGAAGCGATGATTCCAGGGGCAGGATTTCATTGGATAGCTGGAGATCCAGGAGGAAAACAGGGAACCCCGCATCGGAAAACAAGGGGAGATCGTCGGGAAGCTGGAAATCATCCAGAAAAGACGGGCCCGTGTCGGATAGCTCGACAGCATCCAGAAAAGACGGGCAGCTGCCTGTGCAAGGAGACGGGCACCGCTTGGAACACCGGATCATAATATCCGGGGCCGGGGAAGCAGAGGAGGAAGAGGGAAGGCGGTGGAGCGACGTTCAGGCGTCGGAAATTCTGTACCTGAGATCAGAAATGATACTGGGAGGGGAGGAGGGGAGCGGCAGGGGAGAAATTAATGAGAGAAGTGTGTCGGAAATAACCGGGGTGAGTAGGTACAGGAACAATAATGGAAGGAAggaggggagagagagacaggAAGAAGCAGTTGTAAAAAGGTGGTCGGATTGGATTTCACAGTCCCAACACCAGGAGCAGAAGACAGCTGTGAACTCTGCCATTTCTGCTGCCGCTGCCTCTTCCTCATCCGCTGTTGTTTAA
- the LOC105162832 gene encoding uncharacterized protein LOC105162832 has protein sequence MKRKTRIMKTTTTKKRCRQHETTLFPLLLAALCSNCHNRRALIKKCLNRVFLSLPHLDLSPILSLLPALLKFNCAGIVSKSLEIIGAASLASIVMNEKIAEEGETMKGLISLLGSSKRGTAMAACNALLDLSTTSVGRQRLVEFSAIENLLLCFIQESKSSSATISPAAEMTLSEEDEYSILLLEGATTLINSCIIEQLQHIPTELSERFLVLLKSLWRQAHELRLFSSSARRDQGNKFCASNIKTSNIAECIFRLSINCSPQPGPIDFKPVKKSIFNLGEASFEQFLLEIWEVSPMLVRNPTKASLLQGSVFSPFTQYLGSKEAIPSFLPSLLRSIISCPAIASDDLDILHVIKEINNLGCPIIYHQDIRVVKTQSGERELHYFQEQSGSSCSLAPHTLSIDDILKCEVAFQEGYSIALRGMELRYESIAAIADGLASLFGLPSAGVNMYLTPSNSQGLARHSDDHCVFVCQLIGAKRWTIFPRPDTRLPRLYEPCDSLHDLQDESCKVDERQHFLLKEGDVLYIPRGFPHEARTGNDEDQNVNDTIGFSLHLTLAIEIEPPFEWEGFIQVALYCWDKKQKVLPYKSDDSVPWSLHLLSVKLLHIAIKLIGNRDPGFQKACLVGAIHSKGCLFNNQMMIFGDLISRITSGSKFPDALEQLEAAIHKNEDPLEHVKWMKHLNEEGEEVERSQSLSISSVDSRCLPDLLIPHNRDTAEAAFVHVKSKFCREVEFQDAEQYYKMLLEKYRKVRKQYRNGLIKLDVSRTTFLLWMLRKGR, from the exons atgaagagaaaaacaagaatcatGAAGACGACGACGACGAAGAAGAGATGCAGACAACATGAGACAACGCTTTTCCCGTTGCTTTTAGCAGCCCTTTGTTCCAACTGTCATAATAGAAGAGCCCTCATCAAGAAATGCTTGAACAGAGTGTTTCTCTCCCTTCCCCATCTCGACTTGTCACCAATCCTCTCCTTGCTTCCCGCACTTCTCAAATTCAA TTGTGCTGGGATTGTGAGTAAAAGCTTGGAGATTATCGGTGCTGCATCCCTGGCTTCGATTGTGATGAATGAAAAGATTGCTGAGGAAGGTGAAACAATGAAGGGCTTAATCTCGCTGTTAGGAAGTTCGAAAAGGGGAACTGCAATGGCTGCCTGCAATGCCTTGTTGGATTTATCCACGACGTCTGTTGGACGACAGCGGCTGGTTGAATTCTCCGCAATTGAGAATCTCCT TCTTTGCTTCATACAGGAATCTAAATCTTCATCTGCGACAATCTCTCCTGCTGCTGAAATGACATTGTCAGAGGAAGATGAGTATTCAATATTGCTTCTTGAGGGTGCTACTACTCTTATCAACTCATGCATCATTGAGCAGCTGCAGCACATACCGACAGAGCTTTCTGAAAGATTTTTGGTGCTTTTAAAAAGCTTGTGGAGACAAGCTCATGAACTGAGGTTGTTTAGCAGTTCTGCAAGACGTGATCAGGGAAATAAGTTCTGCGCAAGTAACATTAAAACAAGTAATATTGCTGAATGTATTTTCAGGCTATCTATTAATTGCAGTCCCCAACCAGGACCTATAGATTTTAAACCTGTTAAGAAGAGCATTTTTAATTTGGGGGAAGCTagttttgaacaatttttattagaGATTTgggaggtatctcctatgcttGTAAGGAATCCAACAAAAGCCTCATTACTGCAGGGCAGTGTTTTCAGTCCATTCACTCAGTATCTTGGTTCAAAAGAGGCAATACCTTCCTTTCTTCCTTCCCTACTTAGAAGCATTATTTCTTGCCCAGCCATTGCCTCAGATGACCTAGATATTCTTCATGTCATCAAGGAGATAAATAATCTTGGTTGCCCAATAATCTACCATCAGGATATTCGTGTTGTAAAAACACAATCTGGAGAAAGAGAGTTGCACTATTTTCAGGAGCAGTCGGGTTCTAGCTGCTCCTTGGCTCCTCATACTCTCAGTATtgatgatatattaaaatgtgaAGTAGCATTCCAGGAGGGTTATTCAATTGCTCTACGTGGTATGGAGCTCCGCTATGAAAGTATTGCTGCTATTGCAGATGGATTAGCATCTCTCTTTGGGCTGCCTTCAGCTGGTGTTAATATGTACTTGACGCCATCTAATTCACAAGGACTGGCTCGTCACAGCGATGACCATTGCGTCTTTGTATGCCAACTTATTGGCGCGAAAAGATGGACAATTTTTCCTCGGCCAGATACCCGGTTACCTCGCTTATATGAACCTTGTGATAGCTTGCATGATTTGCAGGATGAAAGTTGTAAAGTCGATGAACGCCAGCATTTTCTGCTGAAGGAGGGAGATGTTTTATATATTCCAAGAGGTTTTCCGCATGAAGCAAGAACCGGTAATGACGAGGATCAAAATGTAAATGACACTATTGGATTCTCCTTACATTTGACTCTCGCTATTGAAATTGAACCTCCATTTGA GTGGGAAGGTTTTATACAAGTTGCTTTATATTGTTGGGACAAAAAGCAGAAAGTATTACCATACAAATCCGATGATTCTGTACCATGGAGTCTACATTTGCTATCCGTGAAGCTATTGCATATTGCAATAAAGTTAATCGGCAATCGTGATCCAGGCTTTCAAAAAGCTTGCTTGGTTGGTGCAATACACAGCAAAGGTTGTCTCTTTAACAACCAGATGATGATCTTTGGGGATTTGATCAGCCGGATCACCAGTGGCTCAAAATTTCCAGACGCTCTTGAACAGTTAGAAGCAGCCATACACAAAAATGAAGATCCTCTTGAACACGTAAAATGGATGAAACATCTCAatgaagaaggagaagaagtCGAGAGATCACAGAGTTTGAGTATTTCATCAGTAGATAGCCGGTGCCTTCCTGATCTACTGATTCCACATAATAGAGATACAGCGGAAGCTGCTTTTGTGCACGTTAAGTCTAAGTTTTGTCGTGAAGTAGAGTTTCAGGATGCAGAACAATACTACAAAATGCTGCTCGAGAAGTACAGGAAGGTGAGGAAACAGTATCGCAACG GTTTGATCAAACTCGACGTGTCTAGGACAACATTCTTACTTTGGATGCTGAGGAAAGGACGATGA
- the LOC105162831 gene encoding probable LRR receptor-like serine/threonine-protein kinase At1g56140 isoform X1, protein MQSLIPHQTFLGTRKTDHRADRTEYFRSAADSTARTERIKERNPLCLFLAMRNMLRLAFEVNSPPVMLNMQSSSSKQSSPALFLLLGGIVLLLILLILVFISRKLIKLRKLKMLVARTTKQPVTRDILSGNLRTISYFDFQTLKKATKNFDQNNLLGRGGFGPVFLGKLEDGRLVAVKKLSVDKSQQGETEFLAEVKMITSIQHKNLVRLLGCCSDGAQRLLVYEYMKNRSLDRIIYGESQIFLNWTTRFQIILGIARGLQYLHEDSHVRIVHRDIKASNILLDDKFQPRIGDFGLARFFPEDQAYLSTRFAGTLGYTAPEYAIRGELSEKADIYSFGVLVLEIISSRKNTDLTLPSEMQYLPEYSWRLYERGMLTDLIDPRIQEDSVVSKDVLQVIKVAFLCLQPHANLRPPMSEIVAMLMCKVEVDGTPVRPTFLDRKPQKVDKISWDSISEPFPSPLKSDSSSFPQHPK, encoded by the exons ATGCAATCACTCATTCCACACCAAACATTTTTGGGAACAAGAAAAACAGATCACAGAGCAGACAGAACCGAATACTTTCGATCGGCTGCAGACAGTACTGCAAGAACAGAACGAATCAAAGAGAGAAATCCCCTTTGCCTTTTTCTTGCGATGAGAAATATGCTCCGTTTAGCATTTGAAG TGAATTCTCCACCGGTTATGCTTAATATGCAGAGTTCCTCATCCAAACAGTCTTCACCAGCTCTCTTCTTGCTCCTTGGTGGGATAGTTCTGCTCCTCATTCTGCTAATCCTCGTATTCATCTCACGCAAACTCATCAAACTAAGGAAACTGAAAATGCTTGTTGCTCGGACAACAAAGCAACCAG TAACAAGAGATATCCTGAGTGGAAATCTTCGTACGATAAGTTATTTCGACTTCCAAACGTTGAAGAAGGCGACCAAGAATTTCGACCAGAATAATCTGCTTGGGAGAGGTGGTTTCGGGCCAGTCTTCTTG GGAAAGCTAGAAGATGGAAGGTTGGTTGCCGTAAAGAAGCTATCAGTCGACAAATCACAGCAAGGAGAAACAGAGTTCCTAGCCGAGGTGAAAATGATCACAAGTATACAGCACAAGAACCTTGTCCGTCTTTTAGGTTGTTGCTCGGATGGAGCTCAACGCTTACTTGTCTACGAGTACATGAAAAACAGGAGTTTAGATCGTATCATTTATG GGGAAAGCCAGATATTCTTGAACTGGACCACTCGGTTCCAGATAATACTCGGGATTGCTCGAGGATTGCAATACCTTCACGAAGATTCACACGTCCGAATCGTTCACAGGGACATTAAGGCAAGTAACATTCTCCTGGACGACAAATTTCAACCTAGGATTGGGGATTTTGGGCTGGCCAGGTTTTTCCCTGAAGATCAGGCTTATCTCAGCACTAGGTTTGCTGGAACCTT AGGATATACTGCACCCGAATATGCAATTAGAGGAGAACTGTCAGAAAAGGCCGATATCTACAGTTTTGGAGTTCTGGTTCTTGAAATCATTAGCAGCAGGAAAAACACTGATCTTACGTTGCCATCAGAAATGCAATATCTCCCTGAATAT TCCTGGAGGCTGTATGAGAGGGGCATGCTAACTGACCTCATTGATCCGAGGATACAAGAAGACAGTGTTGTCAGTAAAGATGTCTTGCAGGTGATTAAGGTTGCATTTCTGTGCCTTCAGCCTCATGCCAATCTACGGCCACCAATGTCCGAGATCGTGGCGATGCTAATGTGCAAGGTTGAAGTGGACGGGACGCCTGTGAGGCCGACGTTCTTGGATCGGAAGCCACAGAAAGTTGACAAGATTTCATGGGACTCAATATCAGAGCCTTTCCCATCTCCGTTGAAGAGTGATTCATCGTCCTTTCCTCAGCATCCAAAGTAA
- the LOC105162831 gene encoding putative serine/threonine-protein kinase isoform X2 — MLNMQSSSSKQSSPALFLLLGGIVLLLILLILVFISRKLIKLRKLKMLVARTTKQPVTRDILSGNLRTISYFDFQTLKKATKNFDQNNLLGRGGFGPVFLGKLEDGRLVAVKKLSVDKSQQGETEFLAEVKMITSIQHKNLVRLLGCCSDGAQRLLVYEYMKNRSLDRIIYGESQIFLNWTTRFQIILGIARGLQYLHEDSHVRIVHRDIKASNILLDDKFQPRIGDFGLARFFPEDQAYLSTRFAGTLGYTAPEYAIRGELSEKADIYSFGVLVLEIISSRKNTDLTLPSEMQYLPEYSWRLYERGMLTDLIDPRIQEDSVVSKDVLQVIKVAFLCLQPHANLRPPMSEIVAMLMCKVEVDGTPVRPTFLDRKPQKVDKISWDSISEPFPSPLKSDSSSFPQHPK; from the exons ATGCTTAATATGCAGAGTTCCTCATCCAAACAGTCTTCACCAGCTCTCTTCTTGCTCCTTGGTGGGATAGTTCTGCTCCTCATTCTGCTAATCCTCGTATTCATCTCACGCAAACTCATCAAACTAAGGAAACTGAAAATGCTTGTTGCTCGGACAACAAAGCAACCAG TAACAAGAGATATCCTGAGTGGAAATCTTCGTACGATAAGTTATTTCGACTTCCAAACGTTGAAGAAGGCGACCAAGAATTTCGACCAGAATAATCTGCTTGGGAGAGGTGGTTTCGGGCCAGTCTTCTTG GGAAAGCTAGAAGATGGAAGGTTGGTTGCCGTAAAGAAGCTATCAGTCGACAAATCACAGCAAGGAGAAACAGAGTTCCTAGCCGAGGTGAAAATGATCACAAGTATACAGCACAAGAACCTTGTCCGTCTTTTAGGTTGTTGCTCGGATGGAGCTCAACGCTTACTTGTCTACGAGTACATGAAAAACAGGAGTTTAGATCGTATCATTTATG GGGAAAGCCAGATATTCTTGAACTGGACCACTCGGTTCCAGATAATACTCGGGATTGCTCGAGGATTGCAATACCTTCACGAAGATTCACACGTCCGAATCGTTCACAGGGACATTAAGGCAAGTAACATTCTCCTGGACGACAAATTTCAACCTAGGATTGGGGATTTTGGGCTGGCCAGGTTTTTCCCTGAAGATCAGGCTTATCTCAGCACTAGGTTTGCTGGAACCTT AGGATATACTGCACCCGAATATGCAATTAGAGGAGAACTGTCAGAAAAGGCCGATATCTACAGTTTTGGAGTTCTGGTTCTTGAAATCATTAGCAGCAGGAAAAACACTGATCTTACGTTGCCATCAGAAATGCAATATCTCCCTGAATAT TCCTGGAGGCTGTATGAGAGGGGCATGCTAACTGACCTCATTGATCCGAGGATACAAGAAGACAGTGTTGTCAGTAAAGATGTCTTGCAGGTGATTAAGGTTGCATTTCTGTGCCTTCAGCCTCATGCCAATCTACGGCCACCAATGTCCGAGATCGTGGCGATGCTAATGTGCAAGGTTGAAGTGGACGGGACGCCTGTGAGGCCGACGTTCTTGGATCGGAAGCCACAGAAAGTTGACAAGATTTCATGGGACTCAATATCAGAGCCTTTCCCATCTCCGTTGAAGAGTGATTCATCGTCCTTTCCTCAGCATCCAAAGTAA
- the LOC105162834 gene encoding transmembrane protein 230-like isoform X1 — translation MAYVDHAFSISDEDMMMETSYAVKNKPPTKEISLAVALFVFGAFGIVAGIAMAVNKVGGDRAHGLFFAILGGVLFIPGFYYTRIAYYAYQGYKGFSFSNIPPV, via the exons ATGGCGTATGTGGATCACGCGTTTTCGATATCGGACGAGGACATGATGATGGAGACCTCGTACGCGGTGAAAAACAAGCCCCCAACCAAGGAGATTTCTCTTGCCGTTGCTCTCTTTGTGTTCGGCGCGTTTGGAATCGTCGCCGGCATTGCCATGGCCGTCAATAAAGTCGGCGGCGACCGCGCCCAtg GGCTATTTTTCGCTATACTGGGCGGAGTTCTATTTATTCCTGGGTTCTACTACACACGGATTGCCTACTATGCTTACCAGGGCTACAAAGGTTTCTCCTTTTCCAACATACCTCCAGTCTAG
- the LOC105162834 gene encoding transmembrane protein 230-like isoform X2, which produces MAYVDHAFSISDEDMMMETSYAVKNKPPTKEISLAVALFVFGAFGIVAGIAMAVNKVGGDRAHGLFFAILGGVLFIPGFYYTRIAYYAYQGYKGSGT; this is translated from the exons ATGGCGTATGTGGATCACGCGTTTTCGATATCGGACGAGGACATGATGATGGAGACCTCGTACGCGGTGAAAAACAAGCCCCCAACCAAGGAGATTTCTCTTGCCGTTGCTCTCTTTGTGTTCGGCGCGTTTGGAATCGTCGCCGGCATTGCCATGGCCGTCAATAAAGTCGGCGGCGACCGCGCCCAtg GGCTATTTTTCGCTATACTGGGCGGAGTTCTATTTATTCCTGGGTTCTACTACACACGGATTGCCTACTATGCTTACCAGGGCTACAAAG GCTCAGGAACATAA
- the LOC105162833 gene encoding uncharacterized protein LOC105162833 isoform X1, giving the protein MPMKSEPSTPPPQIGKIGPYTVFVTPPATPSPRTVPESPSKIAPVETTPVERPPVMAPPAQFYKEKPSSFGFFWGAVAKVQNAHASLDEHVAYWFGLNQSKYQWALDDYYENNQKNPTETKTQVKSSKAESV; this is encoded by the exons ATGCCAATGAAGAGTGAGCCATCGACGCCGCCGCCGCAGATCGGCAAGATCGGGCCGTACACCGTGTTTGTGACTCCTCCGGCGACGCCCAGTCCCCGTACGGTACCGGAGTCGCCTAGTAAAATCGCTCCGGTTGAGACGACGCCGGTTGAGCGTCCTCCGGTTATGGCTCCTCCAGCTCAATTCTATAAGGAAAAGCCATCTTCTTTTGGTTTCTTCTGGGGCGCCGTTGCCAAGGTTCAAAACG CACATGCAAGTTTGGATGAGCATGTGGCGTATTGGTTTGGTTTGAATCAGTCAAAGTATCAGTGGGCATTAGATGATTACTACGAAAACAACCAGAAG AACCcaacagaaacaaaaacacaGGTTAAATCAAGCAAAGCAGAGAGCGTATGA
- the LOC105162833 gene encoding uncharacterized protein LOC105162833 isoform X2, producing the protein MPMKSEPSTPPPQIGKIGPYTVFVTPPATPSPRTVPESPSKIAPVETTPVERPPVMAPPAQFYKEKPSSFGFFWGAVAKVQNAHASLDEHVAYWFGLNQSKYQWALDDYYENNQKVCFLSHAYKHEECVLI; encoded by the exons ATGCCAATGAAGAGTGAGCCATCGACGCCGCCGCCGCAGATCGGCAAGATCGGGCCGTACACCGTGTTTGTGACTCCTCCGGCGACGCCCAGTCCCCGTACGGTACCGGAGTCGCCTAGTAAAATCGCTCCGGTTGAGACGACGCCGGTTGAGCGTCCTCCGGTTATGGCTCCTCCAGCTCAATTCTATAAGGAAAAGCCATCTTCTTTTGGTTTCTTCTGGGGCGCCGTTGCCAAGGTTCAAAACG CACATGCAAGTTTGGATGAGCATGTGGCGTATTGGTTTGGTTTGAATCAGTCAAAGTATCAGTGGGCATTAGATGATTACTACGAAAACAACCAGAAG gtttgtttcctttctcaTGCATACAAGCATGAGGAGTGTGTGTTGATATAA